Proteins encoded together in one Eubalaena glacialis isolate mEubGla1 chromosome 7, mEubGla1.1.hap2.+ XY, whole genome shotgun sequence window:
- the PROK2 gene encoding prokineticin-2 isoform X2 gives MSSPRCAPLLLLLLLPPLLPKPPAGDAAVITGACDKDPQCGGAMCCAVSIWVKSIRICTPMGKVGDSCHPLTRKNHFGNGRQERRKRKRRKRKKEVPFFGRRLHHTCPCMPGLACSRTSFNRYTCLARK, from the exons ATGAGTAGCCCGCGCTGCGCCCCGCTGCTGCTCCTGCTGCTTCTGCCGCCGCTGCTGCCCAAGCCCCCCGCGGGGGACGCCGCCGTCATCACCGGG GCCTGCGACAAGGACCCCCAGTGTGGTGGAGCCATGTGCTGTGCTGTTAGTATCTGGGTTAAGAGCATACGGATTTGCACACCGATGGGCAAAGTGGGAGACAGCTGCCATCCGCTGACTCGTAAA AACCATTTTGGAAATggaaggcaggaaagaagaaagaggaagagaagaaaaaggaaaaaggag gttCCATTTTTTGGACGGAGACTGCATCACACGTGTCCATGCATGCCCGGCTTAGCCTGTTCACGGACTTCGTTTAACCGATACACTTGCTTAGCCCGAAAGTAA
- the PROK2 gene encoding prokineticin-2 isoform X1 has product MSSPRCAPLLLLLLLPPLLPKPPAGDAAVITGACDKDPQCGGAMCCAVSIWVKSIRICTPMGKVGDSCHPLTRKVPFFGRRLHHTCPCMPGLACSRTSFNRYTCLARK; this is encoded by the exons ATGAGTAGCCCGCGCTGCGCCCCGCTGCTGCTCCTGCTGCTTCTGCCGCCGCTGCTGCCCAAGCCCCCCGCGGGGGACGCCGCCGTCATCACCGGG GCCTGCGACAAGGACCCCCAGTGTGGTGGAGCCATGTGCTGTGCTGTTAGTATCTGGGTTAAGAGCATACGGATTTGCACACCGATGGGCAAAGTGGGAGACAGCTGCCATCCGCTGACTCGTAAA gttCCATTTTTTGGACGGAGACTGCATCACACGTGTCCATGCATGCCCGGCTTAGCCTGTTCACGGACTTCGTTTAACCGATACACTTGCTTAGCCCGAAAGTAA
- the GPR27 gene encoding probable G-protein coupled receptor 27, whose protein sequence is MANASEPGGGGGEAAALGLKLATLSLLLCVSLAGNVLFALLIVRERSLHRAPYYLLLDLCLADGLRALACLPAVMLAARRAAAAAGAPPGALGCKLLAFLAALFCFHAAFLLLGVGVTRYLAIAHHRFYAERLAGWPCAAMLVCAAWALALAAAFPPVLDGGGGGDDEDAPCALEQRPDGAPGALGFLLLLAVVVGATHLVYLRLLFFIHDRRKMRPARLVPAVSHDWTFHGPGATGQAAANWTAGFGRGPTPPALVGIRPAGPGRGARRLLVLEEFKTEKRLCKMFYAITLLFLLLWGPYVVASYLRVLVRPGAVPQAYLTASVWLTFAQAGINPVVCFLFNRELRDCFRAQFPCCQSPQATQATLPCDLKGIGL, encoded by the coding sequence ATGGCGAACGCGAGCgagccgggcggcggcggcggcgaggcGGCCGCCCTGGGCCTCAAGCTGGCCACGCTCAGCCTGCTGCTGTGCGTGAGCCTCGCGGGCAACGTGCTGTTCGCGCTGCTGATCGTGCGGGAGCGCAGCCTGCACCGCGCCCCGTACTACCTGCTGCTCGACCTGTGCCTGGCCGACGGGCTGCGCGCGCTCGCCTGCCTCCCGGCCGTCATGCTGGCGGCGCGGCGGGCAGCGGCCGCCGCGGGGGCGCCGCCGGGCGCGCTGGGCTGCAAGCTGCTCGCCTTCCTGGCCGCGCTCTTCTGCTTCCACGCCGCCTTCCTGCTGCTCGGCGTGGGCGTCACCCGCTACCTGGCCATAGCGCACCACCGCTTCTACGCCGAGCGCCTGGCCGGCTGGCCATGCGCCGCCATGCTGGTGTGCGCCGCCTGGGCGCTGGCGCTGGCCGCGGCCTTCCCGCCCGTGCtggacggcggcggcggcggcgacgacGAGGACGCGCCGTGCGCCCTGGAGCAGCGGCCCGACGGCGCCCCGGGCGCGCTGGGCTTCCTACTGCTGCTGGCCGTGGTGGTGGGCGCCACGCACCTCGTCTACCTCCGCCTGCTCTTCTTCATCCACGATCGCCGCAAGATGCGGCCCGCGCGCCTCGTGCCCGCCGTCAGCCACGACTGGACCTTCCACGGCCCCGGCGCCACCGGCCAGGCGGCCGCCAACTGGACGGCGGGCTTCGGCCGCGGGCCCACGCCGCCCGCGCTCGTGGGCATCCGGCCGGCCGGGCCCGGCCGCGGCGCGCGCCGCCTCCTCGTGCTCGAGGAGTTCAAGACAGAGAAGAGGCTGTGCAAGATGTTCTATGCCATCACGCTGCTCTTCCTGCTCCTCTGGGGGCCCTACGTCGTGGCCAGTTACCTGCGGGTCCTGGTGCGGCCCGGCGCTGTCCCCCAGGCCTACCTGACGGCCTCCGTGTGGCTGACCTTCGCGCAGGCCGGCATCAACCCCGTCGTGTGCTTCCTGTTCAACAGAGAGCTCAGGGACTGCTTCCGGGCCCAGTTCCCCTGCTGCCAGAGCCCCCAGGCCACCCAGGCCACCCTCCCCTGCGACTTGAAAGGCATCGGTTTATAA